A window of the Fuscovulum sp. genome harbors these coding sequences:
- a CDS encoding Gfo/Idh/MocA family oxidoreductase, producing MDFRGVLVGCGFFARNHMAAWADLPGAGIIGVCDRDPAKAEAYARDFGIAHWGTDAAEMLATLRPDFVDIATTVGSHRALVELAAQHARLVICQKPFAETLEDAASMVAACEARGVMLAVHENFRWQRPIREVKALLDAGAIGVPRWLRLSFRHGYDIYANQPYLAEVRDLALTDIGLHLFDMVRHLMGDATRLSCEVQRRNPRVTGFDAFQALVRHGSGAVSTVECSFHSVLSPDPFPQSLLQIEGDDGSITLEDGFRLRLHRADGVEERVVEPPCPVWGAKPWHLIQDSVAAFQGQLPVALSGGAAMEPSGAHNIGTLAMVLAAIRAADMGETVSL from the coding sequence ATGGATTTTCGCGGTGTTCTGGTTGGCTGCGGGTTCTTTGCGCGCAATCACATGGCAGCTTGGGCCGATTTGCCGGGGGCGGGCATCATCGGGGTTTGCGACCGTGATCCAGCCAAGGCCGAAGCCTATGCCCGCGATTTCGGCATTGCCCATTGGGGAACGGATGCGGCTGAGATGCTGGCAACACTGCGCCCGGATTTCGTGGATATCGCCACGACCGTAGGATCACACCGCGCGCTGGTGGAACTGGCAGCCCAGCATGCACGGCTGGTGATCTGCCAGAAACCTTTTGCCGAGACGTTGGAGGATGCCGCTTCCATGGTCGCCGCCTGCGAGGCGCGGGGCGTGATGCTGGCGGTGCATGAGAATTTCCGCTGGCAACGCCCGATCCGCGAGGTGAAGGCCCTGCTGGATGCCGGGGCCATCGGCGTGCCGCGCTGGCTGCGCCTGTCGTTCCGGCATGGCTATGACATCTATGCCAATCAACCCTATCTGGCGGAGGTGCGCGATCTGGCGCTGACGGATATTGGGCTCCATCTGTTTGATATGGTGCGGCACCTGATGGGCGATGCCACGCGCCTGTCCTGCGAAGTGCAGCGGCGCAATCCCCGCGTGACCGGGTTTGATGCGTTTCAGGCGCTGGTCCGGCACGGGTCGGGCGCGGTGAGCACGGTGGAATGCAGCTTTCATTCGGTGCTGTCGCCCGATCCGTTTCCGCAAAGCCTGTTGCAGATCGAAGGGGATGACGGGTCGATCACCTTGGAGGACGGGTTTCGCCTGCGCCTGCACCGCGCGGATGGCGTGGAAGAGCGGGTGGTGGAACCGCCCTGCCCCGTCTGGGGCGCAAAGCCATGGCATCTGATACAGGATTCGGTGGCGGCGTTTCAGGGGCAGTTGCCTGTCGCCCTGTCGGGTGGGGCGGCGATGGAGCCCAGTGGGGCGCATAACATCGGGACGCTGGCGATGGTGTTGGCGGCAATCCGGGCTGCCGATATGGGCGAGACGGTTTCGCTTTAG
- a CDS encoding ABC transporter permease — protein MYKFRQSLAHLYMGAFLIYLLIPLLVMAGAAFNDSKLPSIVPWKGTTGRWFVELAADERMWIAFRNTIVVALAVAVLAVIVGTAAAILINSISGRLRSIIYGLMISTILIPGAVIGISTLLMWNKIGVPPGLHLSVLGQVSYIAAMVMLLVLARLQSFDPALEEAALDLGASHGQVMKRILLPHLYPAIGAGAAVAFFQSIENFNVTQFTRGGADTLTVYVFSKVRAGITPTINALAVIMIGITIIMAILYEVRRRRIERRMAQITVEE, from the coding sequence ATGTACAAGTTCAGACAATCCCTTGCCCATCTGTATATGGGCGCTTTCCTGATTTACCTGCTTATTCCGTTACTTGTGATGGCGGGGGCGGCGTTCAATGACAGCAAGCTGCCGTCTATCGTGCCATGGAAAGGCACGACGGGGCGGTGGTTCGTGGAACTGGCTGCGGATGAGCGGATGTGGATCGCCTTTCGCAATACGATTGTCGTGGCCTTGGCAGTAGCCGTGCTGGCGGTGATTGTGGGGACGGCTGCGGCGATCTTGATCAACTCCATTTCGGGGCGGTTGCGGTCGATCATCTACGGGTTGATGATTTCCACGATCCTGATCCCCGGCGCGGTCATCGGGATTTCTACCCTGTTGATGTGGAACAAGATCGGTGTGCCACCGGGGCTGCATCTTTCGGTGCTGGGGCAGGTCAGTTACATCGCCGCCATGGTGATGCTGCTGGTGCTGGCGCGGTTGCAAAGCTTTGATCCTGCACTGGAAGAGGCGGCGCTGGACCTGGGGGCGAGCCATGGGCAGGTGATGAAGCGCATCCTGCTGCCGCATCTTTACCCCGCCATCGGGGCCGGGGCGGCGGTAGCCTTCTTTCAATCCATCGAGAATTTCAACGTGACGCAGTTCACGCGCGGCGGGGCGGATACGCTGACGGTCTATGTATTCTCGAAAGTGCGCGCTGGAATTACGCCCACGATCAATGCCTTGGCCGTGATCATGATCGGCATAACGATCATCATGGCGATCCTTTATGAGGTGCGTCGGCGGCGGATTGAGCGGCGGATGGCACAGATCACGGTCGAGGAATAG